One Peromyscus leucopus breed LL Stock chromosome 20, UCI_PerLeu_2.1, whole genome shotgun sequence genomic window, ctataatgTAAGACTTATTTTTGGAAACCAGTTACCTGCCCAGCAGGCTCATTCACAGGTCACGTGCTTACCAGAGGTCATTTCTGTGTCACAGAAATTCTGACAGCAATTCTTGTCCCTCCCCTAAGTATGTTTGAAGGGGGTCTCTCAGGGTTTTCCCTCACATTTGAGATGATAACAAAAACGTAGCCCCTGATCATAACCCAGCTGAAAACTTGTCTTCAGCAATCCCAGAAGCCCTGTCTGTTGTCAGCCTGTCTCCATCAGGTCTCCGTTCTCAGCTTAAGATGTTTTGTCTTCTGGGAGAATTACCCTTTCTGGTCCTGCTCAGCACCATGCATTCCAACACCCACACTGTAACAACAACGACGACATTATGGAGCagcaatgggggaggggaggagcaggcCTGATGTGTCCTAGGTCCCCACATCAGCTGGTGCAAGAAGAGCCACAGAACTCTACTCAGGGCAGTGTCGCCACTCCAATCGCCCCATCTCACTTACCCCCATGCAGAAGCCTCTCCCATCCCTTTCCAAGGTACAGAACTAAGAGACCTGCCACTCATTGCAAGGCTCCTTTCTCAACTGTGGGCGTTTGTCCAAAATTAGCAGTGCCCCAGGCAGGCATCATCTGAAGCCACTTCCTGAACCCTAGCAGGCTACTTCCAACAGGGGCTCTGttgttggagaaaaaaaaagaaagaaaaagaaaaaagagttcaCATCTCTAAAGTCAGGTTGGCCTTCAGAGCTTGGCTTTGAACAGAGCTGGCAGCATACATACACCTCTTTCCAAGTTTCCCAAGGCTCCAGGTCAGAGCTGAGCCCCAGAAGCCTTCACGTGTATACACACCCGAGGGTCCCTAAGGACCTAGGGGGAAAGTACCACAATTTGCATCACATCACAACCCTACACAGGCTCTCCAGAAATTAATGGGCAGGCCTGGGGTAGTTCCCAGCTTGCAAACGGAAAGAGACGAAAGTGCTTTTGGTTGATGCCTTTCAAATTACAATTCACAGTGCCCACCAGCTGTGAGAGCTCCAATTTACAGTTTCAAAGATTTCTGGGACACAGAAGAGCTCTCTGTCCTGACTCTAATAGAAGGACTACGGGCAACCCCCACCCTTTGCACAGGCCCAGAAACCGGGCTGGAATGTGACACGGAGAGAATCACGAACTGAAGGttgcccccccctccaccccgcccacacacacacacttcacatgaGGTCTCCAGTAGCCTCAGACCAGGTTCCTTTTCTGTGTTGTCTCTGGGGTCTCTGTCATTCAAACTTGTTCCTGTGGTACCCATTATCTAGCAGATGTCATCAGAAAAATTCCAGATGCCCAGGCAGCCAGGCTTCAGTGGAAGTCCATGACCAGTGTACTCTTCAGTTCTGAATCACTCACATTCTGCCTGCCAGAGGGCACCCTCAACCCTGTATCACATGATGTCTGTTCCTGACCCAACCCCAGGTCAGTGTTGGACCTCTGGGTGAACAGGGTCATATATCCCCACGTGAATCTGAGTCCTGATCCTTATTGGAGTCCCTACTGGAGGCCCTTCCAGAACCCTGTTTATCTTCCCCTGGCTCCAGAGTTAGTAACCAGGGAAAATCTTCCCTTCCTGGGTCCTCTGGTCATGACCTTCTTGATGCCAGAGGTCTTAGAGGGGCGCTCTAGTTTATGGAGCGATCGAAGGCCAAGAATCTGGACAAGTTACTGCCCTAGGAACAGCCACCTGCTGGGAAATACCCTGGAAGAAACTTGTCCTGGAAAAGTGACTCAGGTCAGGGACTTTTGGAGGTGGGGTGATCTGGGAAGTTCAGTTCACGGACCTTTAGATGTTAAGATACACTAAGCAAAGTACCCACCCTTCCACCCCCTGGGGGGGCATATCTGTTATTCTCTCTTGACGTTAAAACTGGTGACCAAAAATGGTTAAGTTCAAGACTGCATAAAGAGTTGGAAAACAAGGCATGTCGTCTACACATGAGTTCCTCAATACTAATGTTCCAAGTCATACCACACATGGACCCCAAATCCCTCCCACCTCAAACACTAggcagaaacatacacacacactacctcaaacaccatggaaacacacaatGCTAACACAAATCCCAGAGATACACACCTCACCTCTAACaccgcaggcacacacacacacacacactcaacctTAAACACCAGGTACCCATGTAGGCagaaaaaggatttttaaagaatgtgaTAGCTTGTGTTTCACAAAATGCACCAAAGGAGGCTGTGAGCACAAAGCCAGCAGCCTATCCGATTTGTCTTCCTGATTCGTTTCAATCCGACTGCCCGGTTTTCTCTTGCTTTGCTCATTCAGAAGGGGATGCTGAGGTCTTTTCAACAAGGATCCCTCAAATGTCTCATCAGGGGAAATGGGACAAACCAACCACCCTTCCCCAAAGGAACTCCAGGCACGCTCGAACAGCGAGGCAGCAGAAGAGCCGGATAATTGATGCACCGCCAGGCAGTCCAGCAGCTGAGCCCACCGCGCAGGAGCAATGAGCGCAAGGTTACCAAGCCCTGCACGGGACACGCCAACCGGCGCAGAGAGGGGTGCGGAGCGCGTGAGCAATCCCCAGCCTCACCCCGTCCAGCCTCGATCCCAGGTGCGGCACAAGCCCCACCCCCGGAAGGACCGGTCCGCACACAAACCCGCCTCGCTCAGCTGCCCAGCTCCGCCCCGCGTCGCCCCGCCCCGTCGCAGCTCCACCCCTCCCCGTCTCTCCGTACCGCCCGGTCCCAGCGCCCGCCCTTCTCGAGCAGCCAAGTGTCTCGTGACCAAGGGCGTATCCCAGACGGCCTGAGACCGACGCTGTCTATGACCAGTTCCTCCTCTGTTCTGAACCGCCCTCGTCCCATGGCGCCGGAGCCCCCCCGGGTCAATGTGAAGTGACGTCTGCTCCTGATCCCAAGCCTGTGCTGGGACCTCTGGGTGAACAGGGTCAGATCCCCGCGCGTGAATCTAAAGAAGCCCTGGTCCTTTAGGGGCCCTGTGGAGTTACACCCCAGGCCACCACCTCCCGAGTTCTGACAGATTCGCTGGAGCTTCAGAAAGTGGGCCTTCTGATAGAAGGAGTCTTGGGGGTCTGGGGGCTCAGGGGAGAAGGAAGACTGGGCCTGGGACTTCAGGCGAGGGCTGGCCTGGTGGCTCAGGGAACGAACCTGCTGGAATCGCTCCGCCTTTCCTACCAAGGGTCTGAAGAAACAGGCCCTTCTGTATCTCTGCCATGGGGGCCCTGGAGGCCTTCTTTTTGGCATTGGCTGCAGGCCTGAGCACTGCCAGCCCACCTAACATCGTGCTGATCTTTGCTGATGACCTAGGCTATGGGGACCTAGGCTCCTATGGGCACCCCAGTTCCACCACCCCCAACCTGGATCAGTTGGCTGCAGGGGGGCTGCGGTTCACAGATTTCTATGTGCCTGTGTCTCTGTGCACACCATCTCGGTGAGTGAGGGACCtttacccctcccccagcccctgcccgtcccatttctgtctctgtgagtcagtcctcagctccccctcccctctctgtgctCCCCCCTGCGTTCATGTCTGTGGGACTCACAGATAGATGGATTATTGTGTGGCTTGTACTATACAGGGCTGCCCTCCTGACTGGCCGGCTCCCAGTTCGAACAGGCATGTACCCTGGAGTTCTGAGGCCCAGCTCTCAAGGGGGCCTGCCCCTGGAGGAGGTGACTCTGGCTGAGGTCCTAGCCGCTCGAGGCTATCTTACAGGGATGGCTGGCAAGTGGCATCTTGGAGTGGGGCCAGAGGGGGCCTTCCTGCCCCCACATCAGGGCTTCCATCGATTCCTGGGCATCCCATATTCCCATGACCAGGTACAAACCACCTGGGCCCCTCCgctgccccccaccaccacacccaagccCTCTTATCAATGTCCCCTAACCCATAGCCAGACCTCTCTCACTGGAACTGTCTCCCCAGGGTCCTTGTCAGAACCTAACCTGCTTCCCACCAGACACTCCCTGCAGTGGTGGCTGTGACCAAGGCCTGGTTCCCATCCCGTTACTGGCCAACCTGTCTGTGGAGGCCCAGCCCCCTTGGCTGCCTGGACTAGAAGCCCGTTATGTGTCTTTCTCCCGAGACCTCATGGCTGATGCCCAGCGCCAGGGCAAACCGTTCTTCCTGTACTACGCTTCCCACGTGAGTGACCGTGGCCCCACCCTCCTGGCTGCCCAAGACCTGTGCCCAGTGCTGACTCCACTCTCTGCCCCCAGCACACCCACTACCCACAGTTCAGTGGAGAAAGCTTCACAGAGCGCTCAGGCCGTGGGCCATTTGGGGACTCCTTGATGGAGCTGGACGGAGCTGTAGGGGCCTTGATGACAGCAGTGGGGGACCTAGGTCTGCTCGGAGAGACACTGGTCATCTTCACTGCAGATAATGGGTACGAGCCAGAGCAGGGGACACTCATTGCTGGATCATAGGCAAGGACTCTAGGGTCCATCCACCCTAGCTAGCTATTTGTTGAAGACCGTGGTATAAAAAGGCTCTTAAGAGAGATGCGAGCCTTGTTATCGTGATCCGTGGGGTCACAGACTGGGGACCACAGGCACACAGAGTTGCTGGTCTTGGTAGGAGAGGGAGGAAACAGGCAATTAACGATCATTCTTGGCAAAATTTATAACTTGGAGATATGGGGCTGGTAGTCATCAGTGGTGGGTCAGGGCCCCTGGCCCCTCATTACTGATGGCTTCCTTGTGTGTCCTAGTCCTGAGTTGATGCGTATGTCCAATGGTGGCTGCTCTGGCCTCTTGAGATGTGGAAAAGGAACAACTTTTGAAGGTGGTGTCCGAGAACCTGCCTTGGCCTTCTGGCCAGGCCACATTACTCCTGGTCAGTCCTCTGGCCCTCTTTTTGTAGACCCTTGgccctgtctccccagccctgaatgTGAACTGAGTGACCAAACAGCTGTCTGTCCGCAGGTGTGACCCACGAGCTGGCCAGCTCTCTGGACCTGCTGCCCACCTTGGCAGCTCTGACCGGGGCTCCGCTGCCCAATATTACCTTGGATGGTGTTGACCTCAGCCCCTTGCTACTAGGCACAGGCGAGGTAGGACCAATAATCCCttgacccccgccccccaactccACTGCCCCATGCTGGTCTTCCTTTAGGTATGAATCTGGGCAG contains:
- the Arsa gene encoding arylsulfatase A, whose protein sequence is MGALEAFFLALAAGLSTASPPNIVLIFADDLGYGDLGSYGHPSSTTPNLDQLAAGGLRFTDFYVPVSLCTPSRAALLTGRLPVRTGMYPGVLRPSSQGGLPLEEVTLAEVLAARGYLTGMAGKWHLGVGPEGAFLPPHQGFHRFLGIPYSHDQGPCQNLTCFPPDTPCSGGCDQGLVPIPLLANLSVEAQPPWLPGLEARYVSFSRDLMADAQRQGKPFFLYYASHHTHYPQFSGESFTERSGRGPFGDSLMELDGAVGALMTAVGDLGLLGETLVIFTADNGPELMRMSNGGCSGLLRCGKGTTFEGGVREPALAFWPGHITPGVTHELASSLDLLPTLAALTGAPLPNITLDGVDLSPLLLGTGESPRKSVFFYPPYPDEIHGVFAVRSGKYKAHFYTQGSAHSDTTADPACHAASPLTAHEPPLLYDLSEDPGENYNLLESMEDISAEVLQALKHLELLKAQYDADMTFSPSQIARGEDPALQICCQPSCFPHPICCSCPDAQI